In Nonomuraea sp. NBC_00507, the following are encoded in one genomic region:
- a CDS encoding citryl-CoA lyase, producing MEPNVPESGTKSDVPESGTERQYATALGASSPTTITLLGQDLAEDVMGQVGFGDLAFWLATQRRPTSGEIRVFEAILAALADHGFTPTAIVTRLTYLSAPDSVQGALAAGLLGGGSRFLGVTEDCGRFLNEVLREHPIPGDDAGWDALALETVRARRAERKLIPGLGHHVHKDGDPRTPRLFQIAAEEGLYGPHLSLFAAIGRVHPQVLGRTLPLNGAGVCGAALADLGLPLELLRAFALLARTAGLIGQLAEELRRPVANDIFLSVDLNNQSIPPEPYANGGLHG from the coding sequence ATGGAACCCAATGTGCCCGAGTCCGGCACGAAGTCTGATGTGCCCGAGTCCGGCACGGAGCGGCAGTACGCCACGGCGCTCGGGGCGTCGTCGCCGACGACGATCACGCTGCTGGGGCAGGACCTGGCCGAGGACGTCATGGGCCAGGTCGGTTTCGGCGACCTGGCGTTCTGGCTGGCCACGCAGCGCCGTCCGACCTCCGGCGAGATCCGCGTGTTCGAGGCGATCCTGGCCGCCCTCGCCGACCACGGGTTCACCCCGACCGCGATCGTGACCCGGCTGACATACCTGTCCGCGCCCGACTCCGTGCAGGGCGCGCTCGCCGCCGGCCTGCTCGGCGGCGGCTCCCGCTTCCTCGGCGTCACCGAGGACTGCGGCCGCTTCCTCAACGAAGTGCTGCGGGAGCACCCGATCCCCGGCGACGACGCCGGCTGGGACGCGCTCGCCCTCGAGACCGTCCGCGCCCGGCGCGCGGAACGCAAGCTCATCCCCGGCCTCGGCCACCACGTGCACAAGGACGGCGACCCCCGCACGCCGCGGCTGTTCCAGATCGCCGCCGAGGAGGGCCTGTATGGGCCGCACCTGTCGCTGTTCGCCGCCATCGGCCGCGTCCATCCGCAGGTCCTGGGCCGCACACTGCCGCTCAACGGGGCCGGCGTGTGCGGAGCGGCGCTGGCCGACCTGGGTCTGCCACTGGAGCTGCTGCGGGCCTTCGCACTGCTGGCCAGGACCGCCGGCCTGATCGGCCAGCTGGCCGAGGAGCTGCGCCGTCCCGTCGCCAACGACATCTTCCTCTCAGTGGACCTCAACAACCAATCCATCCCGCCCGAGCCGTACGCCAACGGAGGCTTGCATGGCTGA
- a CDS encoding CaiB/BaiF CoA transferase family protein: MTDDAVAANGPAGGGPLSGVLVADFSRILAGPYATMLLADLGADVVKVEGPTGDDTRSWTPPARGEVSTYYLGVNRGKRSIALDLRDETDAEAARELARRADVLIENFRPGGLAKYGLDYASVRAANPGVVYASISGFGSGAGARVPGYDLMVQAMSGLMSLTGDPDGPPYRAGISVFDVMAGNHAVIGILAALRHREATGQGQQVEVNLLSSALTGLVNHSSAYVAGGVVPYRMGNAHPSVFPYEPLPTADNDLIVTAANDGQFRKLCDVLGIPEIADDPRFARNADRTARRDELRPILVERLATRGAVEWFELLVEAGVPSGPINTIDGGFAMAERFGLDPVVEVGAGERAVPTTRHPIRFSETPVSYTLPPPELDEHGAELRKWLAGPAGPAGPAGSVEGGGA, translated from the coding sequence ATGACAGACGACGCCGTAGCGGCGAACGGACCGGCCGGGGGCGGTCCGCTGTCCGGCGTGCTGGTGGCCGACTTCTCCCGGATCCTGGCCGGGCCGTACGCCACGATGTTGCTGGCCGACCTGGGCGCCGACGTGGTCAAGGTCGAGGGGCCCACCGGGGACGACACGCGATCCTGGACGCCGCCGGCGCGGGGCGAGGTGTCGACGTACTATCTCGGGGTCAACCGGGGGAAACGGTCGATCGCGCTCGACCTGCGGGACGAGACCGACGCCGAAGCGGCCCGGGAGCTGGCCCGGCGCGCGGACGTGCTGATCGAGAACTTCCGGCCCGGCGGGCTGGCCAAGTACGGCCTCGACTACGCCTCGGTCAGGGCCGCGAACCCCGGCGTCGTGTACGCCTCCATCAGCGGGTTCGGGTCGGGCGCCGGGGCCCGGGTGCCCGGCTACGACCTCATGGTGCAGGCCATGTCGGGGCTGATGAGCCTCACCGGCGATCCTGACGGGCCGCCGTACCGGGCCGGGATCTCCGTGTTCGACGTGATGGCCGGCAACCACGCCGTCATCGGCATCCTCGCCGCGCTGCGCCACCGCGAGGCCACGGGGCAGGGGCAGCAGGTCGAGGTCAATCTCTTGTCGTCGGCGCTGACCGGGCTGGTCAACCACAGCTCCGCGTACGTCGCCGGCGGGGTCGTGCCGTATCGGATGGGGAACGCGCATCCGAGCGTGTTCCCGTACGAGCCGCTGCCGACCGCCGACAACGACCTCATTGTCACCGCCGCCAACGACGGCCAGTTCCGCAAGTTGTGCGACGTGCTCGGCATCCCCGAGATCGCCGACGACCCGCGCTTCGCCCGCAACGCCGACCGCACCGCGCGCCGGGACGAGCTGCGGCCGATCCTGGTCGAGCGGCTCGCCACCCGGGGCGCGGTCGAATGGTTCGAGTTGCTGGTCGAGGCCGGGGTGCCGAGCGGGCCGATCAACACAATCGACGGCGGGTTCGCGATGGCCGAGCGGTTCGGGCTCGATCCCGTCGTCGAGGTGGGGGCAGGGGAGCGGGCGGTGCCGACGACACGGCATCCGATCCGGTTCTCAGAGACGCCCGTCAGCTATACGCTGCCGCCACCGGAACTCGACGAGCACGGCGCGGAGCTGCGTAAGTGGCTCGCCGGCCCCGCCGGCCCCGCCGGCCCCGCCGGCTCCGTGGAAGGAGGTGGGGCGTGA
- a CDS encoding extradiol ring-cleavage dioxygenase, translating into MAELVAVIASTHHPFYYRASTSTGEDRPPFADEWVRKVEAFRETLTKARPDVLVMVGSDHFHQLWLDNMPQFLVGKAPFYDANFYNEEREFGLPRMFFTGQEDLSAYILREGLDAGFDLAFSNELRIDHSITCPIITLRPQNDLPIVPIYTNIFAPPLPRPKRFVQLGRTIRELVESWPSDQRVAVIGTGHLSLELGGPRQFGPHGPDPEFDRRAVEWISSGDIEGCLAEVTLDSLHAPGNATHGFMDFMLMMGVAGEGRKADYVDTYDLFHTMEAYFTWYPNGGGRS; encoded by the coding sequence ATGGCTGAACTCGTCGCGGTCATCGCGTCCACCCACCATCCCTTCTACTACCGCGCCTCCACCAGCACCGGCGAGGACCGGCCGCCGTTCGCCGACGAGTGGGTGCGCAAGGTCGAGGCGTTCCGTGAGACCCTGACCAAGGCCAGGCCCGACGTGCTGGTCATGGTCGGCTCCGACCACTTCCACCAGCTCTGGCTGGACAACATGCCGCAGTTCCTGGTCGGCAAGGCCCCCTTCTACGACGCCAACTTCTACAACGAGGAACGCGAGTTCGGCCTGCCCAGGATGTTCTTCACCGGCCAGGAGGACCTGTCGGCGTACATCCTGCGTGAGGGCCTGGACGCCGGCTTCGACCTGGCCTTCTCCAACGAGCTGCGGATCGACCACTCGATCACCTGCCCGATCATCACCCTGCGCCCGCAGAACGACCTGCCGATCGTGCCGATCTACACCAACATCTTCGCCCCGCCGCTGCCGCGCCCGAAGCGGTTCGTGCAGCTCGGGCGGACGATCCGGGAGCTGGTCGAATCCTGGCCGTCGGATCAGCGGGTCGCGGTCATCGGGACCGGGCATCTGTCGCTCGAGCTCGGCGGTCCCCGCCAGTTCGGCCCGCACGGGCCCGATCCCGAGTTCGACCGGCGGGCCGTGGAGTGGATCTCCTCAGGGGACATCGAGGGCTGCCTGGCCGAGGTCACGCTCGACAGCCTGCACGCACCCGGCAACGCCACCCACGGGTTCATGGACTTCATGCTGATGATGGGCGTCGCGGGCGAGGGGCGAAAGGCCGACTACGTCGACACCTACGACCTGTTCCACACCATGGAGGCGTACTTCACCTGGTATCCGAACGGAGGCGGCCGGTCGTGA